TTCGATGACGTGCGCGTGCCCGACAGCCACCGCCTGCCGAACGTGAAGGGCCTGAAGGGGCCGCTGGGTTGCCTGACCCAGGCCCGCTACGGCATCAGTTGGGGCCCGATCGGTGCCGCGATTGCCTGCCTGGATGAAGCGCTGGGCTATGCCAAGGAGCGCGTGCTGTTCGGCCGCCCGCTGGCTGCCACGCAGAGCGCGCAGATCAAGCTGGCCGAGATGGCCCGCCGCATCACCACCGCGCAGCTGTTGGCGCTGCAGCTGGGCCGCCTGAAGGAAGCCGGCCAGTTGCAGCCGCAGCAGGTCAGCCTGGCCAAGTGGAACAACTGCCGCATGGCCATCGACATCGCCCGCGAGTGTCGCGATCTGCTGGGCGGCGCTGGCATCACTACCGAGCACGTGGCGATCCGGCATGCGCTGAATCTGGAATCGGTGATCACCTATGAAGGCACCGAGACCGTGCACCAGCTGGTGATCGGCCGCGAACTGACCGGCATCAACGCGTTCTGAAGCCTGGTTCTGGTGGGTGCCAACCTTGGTTGGCACTCTCCTTCAGCGACCGACCCGGCATCGGTGCGGACCAAGGTCCGCACCCACCAGGAGTGGTTCACAGCCATCAGAGGTTCTCGGTGGCCGCCTGGACCTGCCCTTGGTGGGTGCCAACCTTGGTTGGCACATTCCTTCAGCGCGCGACCGGGCATCGGTGCGGACCAAGGTCCGCACCTACCAGGAGTGGTTCACAGCCATCAGAGGTTCTCGGTGGCCGCCTGGACCTGCCCTTGGTGGGTGCCAACCTTGGTTGGCACATTCCTTCAGCGACCGACCCGGCATCGGTGCGGACCAAGGTCCGCACCCACCAGGAGTGGTTCACAGCCATCAGAGGTTCTCGGTGGCCGCCTGGACCTGCCCTTGGTGGGTGCCAACCTTGGTTGGCACATTCCTTCAGCGCGCGACCGGGCATCGGTGCGGACCAAGGTCCGCACCCCCAGGAGTGGTTCACAGCCGTCAGAGGTTCTCGGTGGCCGCCTGGACCTGCCCTTGGTGGGTGCCAACCTTGGTTGGCACATTCCTTCAGCGCGCGACCGGGCATCGGTGCGGACCAAGGTCCGCACCTACCAGGAGTGGTTCACAGCCATCAGAGGTTCTCGGTGGCCGCCTGGACCTGCCCTTGGTGGGCGCCCACCTTGGTTGGCACTCTCCTTCAGCGACCGACCGGGCATCGGTGCGGACCAAGGTCCGCACCCACCAGGAGTGGTTCACAGCCATCAGAGGTTCTCGGTGGCCGCCTGGACCTGCCCTTGGTGGGTGCCAACCTTGGTTGGCACTCTCCTTCAGCGACCGACCGGGCATCGGTGCGGACCAAGGTCCGCACCCACCAGAAGCAGGTCATACCCACCAGCAGCGGTTCACACCCACCTGAGGTGGTTTACGCGCCGCCGGCAAACCCGTGCTGCCGCCACGCTTCGTACATCACCACGGCCACGGTGTTGGACAGATTGAGGCTGCGGTTGTCCGGGCGCATCGGCAGGCGCAGGCGGCGCCCATCCGGCAATGCATCGAGCACGTCCTGCGGCAGGCCGCGGCTTTCCGGGCCGAACAGGAAGGCATCGCCATCTTCAAAGGCCACGCTGTCGTAGCGCACGCTGGCCCGGGTACTGAGTGCGAACAAGCGCTTTGGTGCGATCCGCGCCAGCGCGGTGTCCAGGTCTGGGTGGACCTGCAGGCGCGAGTACTCGTGGTAGTCCAGCCCGGCGCGCTTGAGCTGCTTGTCTTCCAGTGCGAAGCCGAGCGGCTCGACAAGGTGCAGCTGCGCGCCGGTGTTGGCGCAGAGCCGGATCACATTGCCCGTGTTGGGCGGGATTTCCGGTTGGAACAGGATCACGTGGAACTGGGGCGCGGCATTCATCGGCGCAGTGTACCTGCGACGACCGCCGCCTTTACGGCGCACGCCCTGCGCTGGGCAGGGCGGCACCGGTTACGGGCGCAGCAGGACCTGGGCGGTTTCGGTGGCCAGGGCCTGCAGGTCCGCAGCGCTCGGGCGCACCTGCAGGGCCGGCAGGTTGGTGATCACTTGGTTGGCGACGCTGGTGGCAGCGGCAGCCAGGGTGGCGGCGTAGCGCTGGGCTTCCAGCTCGGCGGCCAGGGCGACGCGCTGTTCCAGGCTCGGGCGCACTTCCACCGAGGCCAGGGTGGTGATCGGCATCGCGGCGGCGACCGGGGCGGCGACGTAGCCGTTGCGCTCGGCCAGCTGGTCGGCGCTCGGACGCACTTCCACGGTGGCCAGGGTCGGGATGCCGCTGGCCTGTTCCCAGGCCTGCTGGGCCAGCTGGTCGGCGGCCGGGCGGACCTGCACGGTGGACAGGGTCGGGATGGATTCGGAGGCCTGCACCGACGAAACAACCGCGGTGCCGGCGATCAGGGCGATGGCGATGGCAATGGTCTTGGCGTTCATGACGGGGCCTGTTTAGTGTTGGTGATCAGTGGTGTGGTAGTAAGGTAGTACACCAATTCTGGGCTTGCAAGGAAAATTTTCGGTTTCCTGCATTTGTTCAGTCTTCAGTCAGCTTTTGTCTGAAGCCCTTCCTGGCGCAGGAAGTACCAAGCAATCCCCGTGCCAACTTTTAATTGTTGATTTATAAGGGTTTTATGTTCACCGAAAAGTGTCCGGTGGGCGGACACCTGTCCATTCGATGTGCCGCGGACACTGTCCGGACGTCTTCAGCCGGCGCATGTGACGGATCAGGACCGCCCACGGAGCTGGGCTGGATGGTCATCCAGGCAAACACCCCCAGTGACTGGCGACCGATTCCTGCCGTTGCCTGCGCAGGCTAGGATCGGGGTTCACCTATGTGACCAAGGATCCGGATATGTCTCTCGCCCTTCGCCCGCGCGCTGCACTGCTGGCCGTCGCACTCAGCACCGCCCTGGGCACGCTTGCGCCTACCTCCGCGCTTGCCGCCAAGCCGGCGGCACCGGCCAAGGTCGATATCCCGTATGAGCAGTTCACCCTGCCCAACGGCCTGCGCGTGATCGTGCATACCGATCGCAAGGCGCCGATCGTCGCGGTCAACGTCTGGTACCACGTGGGCAGCAAGGACGAACCGGCCGGCCGTACCGGCTTTGCCCATCTGTTCGAGCACCTGATGTTCCAGGGCAGCGAAAACCACGACGGCGAATTCTTCGAACCGTTCAAGCAGGTCGGTGCCACCAACCAGAACGGCACCACCAATACCGACCGCACCAACTACTTCGAGAACGTGCCCACCACCGCGCTGGACATGGCGCTGTGGATGGAGTCGGACCGCATGGGCCATCTGGTCGGCGCGATCGACCAGGCGGCGCTGGACGAGCAGCGTGGCGTGGTGCAGAACGAGAAGCGCCAGGGCGAGAACCAGCCCTATGGCCAGGCCTGGGACCAGCTCAACAAGGCGCTGTATCCAGTTGGCCACCCGTACCACCACGGCGTGATCGGCTCGATGAACGATCTCAACGCGGCGTCGCTGGATGACGTGAAGACCTGGTTCCGCACCTGGTACGGCCCGAACAATGCGGTGCTGGTGCTGGCCGGTGACATCGACGTCGCCACCGCCAAGGAAAAGGTCGGCAAGTACTTCGGCAGCATTCCGGCCGGCCCGACCATGGCGCAGCCGGCCGTGAACGTGGCCAAGCGCAGCGCCGACACCCGCGAGACGATGACCGACAAGGTGCCGCAGGCGCGCATCTACCGCGCCTGGAACGTGCCGCAGGTCGGCACCACCGAGGTCGACCAGCTGCAGCTGTTCGCGCAGGTGCTGGGCGGCGCCAAGTCATCGCGCCTGAGCCAGCGCCTGCAGCACCAGGACAAGCTGGTGGACAGCATCGCGTCGGGCCTGTCGACCTCGCAGCTGGGTTCGAACTTCGTGATCATGGCGACGGTGAAGCAGGGTCAGGACCCGGCCAAGGTCGAGAAGATCATCGACGAGGAACTGGACCGGCTGATCAAGCAGGGCCCGACCGCGGCCGAGCTGGAGCGCGCCAAGACCGGCGCCCGCGCCGGCTTCATCCGTGGCATCGAGCGCATCGGTGGCTTCGGCGGCAAGGCCGATGCGCTGGCCGAGTGCGCGGTGTTCACCGGCGACCCGGGCTGCTTCCGCACCTCGCTGGCCAACATCGAGAAGGCCAGTGCCGCCGATCTGAGCCGCCTGGGCGCACAGTGGCTGGACAAGGGTAGCCACACCCTGGTGATCGCACCGGGTGAACGCGTGGCGCTGAAGGAAGACCCGAGCCAGGCGCCGAAGCCGTTCACCGTGCCGGCGGTGGACCCCAAGTACAGCACCCTGCCGGAGCAGGTCGACCGCAAGGCCGGCGTGCCGCAGACCCGCGAGTTCCCGCAGCTGAAGTTCCCGGCGCTGCAGCGCGCCACGCTGAAGAACGGCACCCAGGTGATCCTGGCCGAGCGCCACGAGATTCCGGTGGTGCAGTTCAGCTACCAGTTCCCGGGCGGCTTCAGCGCCGACCAGGGCCGCAAGCCGGGCACCGCCAACTTCACCATGAGCCTGATGACCGAAGGCGCAGGCAAGCTCGGCTCGCTGGCCTTCGCCGATGCCGCTGATGCACTGGGCGCCAGCCTGGATGCCTCGGCCGGCCTGGATTCGATGAGCGTGGACCTGTCGGCACTGAAGGAAAACCTGGCACCGTCGCTGGCGCTGTACCGCGACCTGCTGCGCGAGCCGCGCTTCGAGCAGGGCGAGATCGACCGGGTCAAGGCGAGCTGGATCGCCGGCATCCAGCAGGAGAAGGTCAACCCGGGTGCGGTGGCAATGCGCGTGCTGCCGCCGCTGCTGTACGGCAAGGGCCACCCGTATGCGATTCCGTTCACCGGCAGCGGCGACGAGGCGGCGATCAGCGGCCTGACCCGTGAGGACCTGGTCGACTTCCACCACGACTGGCTGCGCCCGCAGAACGGCACCCTGATCGTGGTCGGTGACACCACGCTGGCCGAGATCGTGCCGCTGCTGGACAAGCAGCTGGGCGACTGGAAGGCGACCGGCGACGCGCCGCAGGTGAAGGCAGCCACCGATGTCGTGCTGCCGAAGGGCCCGCGCGTGTTCCTGATCGACCAGCCGGGCGCGGTGCAGGCCAACCTGTTCGCCGGCCAGGTGGTGGCGCCGTCCAGTGCCACCAGCTCGACCCGCTTTGACATCGCCAACGGCGTGATCGGCGGTGACTTCACCTCGCGCCTGAACATGAACCTGCGCGAGGACAAGCACTGGTCGTATGGTGCACGCAGCAGCGCGATCAACTCGGTGGGCCAGCGCCCGTGGATAGCCAGCGCACCGGTGCAGATCGACAAGACCGGGCCCGCGATGGCGGAAATGCGCAAGGAGATTGCCGCGTTCGCCGATGGCAGCAAGCCGGCCACCGCCGCCGAGGTCAACCGCATCCGCAACATCCAGACCCTCAGCCTGCCCGGTGCCTACGAGACCGCCAGTGCGGTGGCGTCGACCATCGGTTCGATCGTGCAGTTCAAGCGTCCGGATGACTACGTGCTGCGTCGCAAGGCCGAGATCGAGGCGATGACCCCGGCGCAGGTGCAGCAGGCGGCCGCCGAAATCAAGCCGCAGGCGCTGACCTGGGTGGTGGTGGGTGACCTCAAGCAGACCGAAGCGGCCGTGCGCGCGCTGAACCTGGGCGAAGTGACGGTGATCGACGCCGAAGGCAATCCGGTCAAGAAGTAAGGTGATGTGCCTGCCCGCCCCGGCGAGCAGGCCGCCTGTGGTAGCGCCGGGCCATGCCCGGCGGTTTTTCGGCGGCCAGCGATGCCGCGCTGCGCGCTCGCCGGGCATGGCCCGGCGCTACCGCAGGTGGGGCCCGGCTACCCTCGATTCAGGCTGTTCAGGCAGAATCCCCCACATACCCTTCCAGGATCTGCCCATGCGCGTTCTGCTGCTTTCCTCCCTGCTGCTCACCGTCACTGCCTGTACCTGGGTGCCGATCGAACCGGCCGGCAAGGCGACCCGCGTGCTGCCGGCAGGCCCGGTTCCGGCCGGCTGCATCACCAAGGGCGAGGTGGTGGTCACCGTGAAGAGCAAGGTCGGTTTCTACAACCGCAACCCGCTGCGCGTGCAGGAAGAGCTGGAAACCCTGGCCCGCAACGAGGCCCCGAGCGCCGGCGCCAACGCCGTACAGGCCGCCGCCGCTCCCGCCGATGGCAGCCAGCGCTTCGCCGCTTTCCAGTGCCCGCCGCGCTGAACGCTTCACCATACGGCCAAGCCTGAATTCGTAAAGATGCGGTGAAGGCCCCGGGG
This portion of the Stenotrophomonas sp. WZN-1 genome encodes:
- a CDS encoding tRNA (cytidine(34)-2'-O)-methyltransferase — encoded protein: MNAAPQFHVILFQPEIPPNTGNVIRLCANTGAQLHLVEPLGFALEDKQLKRAGLDYHEYSRLQVHPDLDTALARIAPKRLFALSTRASVRYDSVAFEDGDAFLFGPESRGLPQDVLDALPDGRRLRLPMRPDNRSLNLSNTVAVVMYEAWRQHGFAGGA
- a CDS encoding pitrilysin family protein, whose protein sequence is MSLALRPRAALLAVALSTALGTLAPTSALAAKPAAPAKVDIPYEQFTLPNGLRVIVHTDRKAPIVAVNVWYHVGSKDEPAGRTGFAHLFEHLMFQGSENHDGEFFEPFKQVGATNQNGTTNTDRTNYFENVPTTALDMALWMESDRMGHLVGAIDQAALDEQRGVVQNEKRQGENQPYGQAWDQLNKALYPVGHPYHHGVIGSMNDLNAASLDDVKTWFRTWYGPNNAVLVLAGDIDVATAKEKVGKYFGSIPAGPTMAQPAVNVAKRSADTRETMTDKVPQARIYRAWNVPQVGTTEVDQLQLFAQVLGGAKSSRLSQRLQHQDKLVDSIASGLSTSQLGSNFVIMATVKQGQDPAKVEKIIDEELDRLIKQGPTAAELERAKTGARAGFIRGIERIGGFGGKADALAECAVFTGDPGCFRTSLANIEKASAADLSRLGAQWLDKGSHTLVIAPGERVALKEDPSQAPKPFTVPAVDPKYSTLPEQVDRKAGVPQTREFPQLKFPALQRATLKNGTQVILAERHEIPVVQFSYQFPGGFSADQGRKPGTANFTMSLMTEGAGKLGSLAFADAADALGASLDASAGLDSMSVDLSALKENLAPSLALYRDLLREPRFEQGEIDRVKASWIAGIQQEKVNPGAVAMRVLPPLLYGKGHPYAIPFTGSGDEAAISGLTREDLVDFHHDWLRPQNGTLIVVGDTTLAEIVPLLDKQLGDWKATGDAPQVKAATDVVLPKGPRVFLIDQPGAVQANLFAGQVVAPSSATSSTRFDIANGVIGGDFTSRLNMNLREDKHWSYGARSSAINSVGQRPWIASAPVQIDKTGPAMAEMRKEIAAFADGSKPATAAEVNRIRNIQTLSLPGAYETASAVASTIGSIVQFKRPDDYVLRRKAEIEAMTPAQVQQAAAEIKPQALTWVVVGDLKQTEAAVRALNLGEVTVIDAEGNPVKK
- a CDS encoding DUF4156 domain-containing protein, which produces MRVLLLSSLLLTVTACTWVPIEPAGKATRVLPAGPVPAGCITKGEVVVTVKSKVGFYNRNPLRVQEELETLARNEAPSAGANAVQAAAAPADGSQRFAAFQCPPR